The following are encoded in a window of Rutidosis leptorrhynchoides isolate AG116_Rl617_1_P2 unplaced genomic scaffold, CSIRO_AGI_Rlap_v1 contig407, whole genome shotgun sequence genomic DNA:
- the LOC139883471 gene encoding LOW QUALITY PROTEIN: glutathione hydrolase 3-like (The sequence of the model RefSeq protein was modified relative to this genomic sequence to represent the inferred CDS: deleted 1 base in 1 codon) codes for MESPLLAKTVYEKKKKNKTLRNIALSSIFLFITISGLVTFKGEISCWLLNSYDNEKIKVNDSDFIESEKGVVAADDGRCSEIGASMLRAGGHAIDATVATALCLGVVNPMASGIGGGAFMIVGNSKTREAQAFDMRESAPSSATQDMYKDNLQAKYRGALSIGVPGEIAGLHAAWRQHGRLPWKTLFLPAVKLAKHGFVIAPYLGNYIIKYADMIINDPGLRQVFAPAGEFLRTGDTCYNLKLAESLKEVAEKGPEAFYDGLVGEKMVEDVKRAGGILSMDDLRNYKVHVMEAMAANVMGYTIYGMPPPSSGTLGLSMVLNIFDSYGNSNSANGNLGIHRLIEALKHMFAVRMNLGDPNFVDVTNFTSEMLSPSYAKLIQHKILDNTTFPPEYYNYRWSQLEDHGTSHFCIVDGDRNAVSMTTTVNYPFGSGLLSPSTGIVVNNEMGDFSVPTEVSPDMLPPAPANFIEPNKRPLSSMTPIIITKDGHFAGAIGGSGGMNIIPAVTQVFLNHFVIGMEPLAAVQNPRIYHKLIPNVVSYENWTVIDGDHIELLEESKMFLKARGHELNPLAGGAITQLVVQSLDNFGRKMGRNNVRPFYGTLIAVSDPRKDGKPAAV; via the exons ATGGAATCTCCACTTTTGGCCAAAACAgtttatgagaagaagaagaaaaacaagacTTTGCGGAACATAGCTCTCTCTTCTATCTTTTTATTTATAACCATTTCCG GCCTTGTAACATTCAAAGGTGAAATATCTTGCTGGCTACTAAACTCATACGACAATGAGAAGATCAAGGTCAATGATTCTGACTTTATCGAGTCAGAAAAAGGAGTCGTCGCCGCCGACGACGGCCGATGCTCGGAAATTGGAGCATCCATGCTGAGAGCAGGAGGCCACGCCATTGATGCAACAGTGGCAACTGCATTGTGCCTTGGAGTTGTCAATCCAATGGCTAGTGGAATTGGAGGAGGAGCTTTCATGATTGTCGGAAACTCGAAAACTCGTGAAGCTCAAGCTTTTGATATGAGAGAATCAGCTCCGTCTTCTGCTACACAGGATATGTACAAAGACAATCTACAAGCTAAGTATAGAGGTGCCCTTTCGATTGGAGTTCCTGGCGAGATAGCTGGGCTCCACGCAGCATGGAGGCAACACGGTCGCTTGCCTTGGAAGACACTCTTCCTACCCGCAGTAAAACTTGCGAAACATGGTTTCGTCATAGCTCCTTATCTCGGgaattatataattaaatacgcTGATATGATCATCAACGACCCTGGCCTCCGGCAAGTTTTTGCGCCGGCTGGTGAATTTTTACGAACTGGTGATACGTGCTATAACCTAAAATTGGCTGAGAGTCTCAAGGAAGTGGCTGAGAAAGGGCCGGAGGCGTTTTACGATGGACTTGTCGGGGAGAAGATGGTGGAGGATGTGAAACGAGCTGGCGGAATTTTGAGCATGGATGATTTGAGGAATTATAAAGTTCATGTAATGGAAGCCATGGCGGCTAATGTAATGGGTTATACTATTTATGGAATGCCGCCTCCTTCAAGTGGAACACTAGGTCTATCTATG GTTTTAAATATTTTTGACAGCTATGGGAACTCGAATTCTGCAAATGGAAACCTTGGTATTCATCGCCTGATTGAAGCATTGAAGCATATGTTCGCAGTTCGGATGAACTTAGGCGACCCAAATTTTGTAGATGTTACAAATTTCACATCGGAGATGCTTTCTCCATCTTATGCTAAGCTAATTCAACACAAGATACTTGACAACACCACTTTTCCTCCAGAGTATTATAATTACAG GTGGAGTCAGCTTGAGGATCATGGTACTAGCCATTTCTGCATAGTGGATGGTGATCGAAATGCCGTGTCCATGACAACCACGGTAAATTACCCTTTTGGGTCCGGCTTGCTCTCTCCGTCCACCGGAATTGTGGTCAACAATGAAATGGGCGACTTCTCGGTTCCGACGGAGGTATCCCCTGACATGCTTCCTCCAGCACCTGCAAATTTTATAGAACCGAACAAGAGACCTTTATCTTCAATGACCCCCATCATCATTACAAAG GATGGCCATTTTGCTGGAGCCATTGGTGGGAGCGGCGGAATGAACATCATTCCGGCAGTAACCCAAGTTTTTCTTAACCATTTTGTTATAGGGATGGAACCTTTAGCCGCTGTTCAGAATCCAAGAATCTACCACAAG CTGATTCCAAATGTGGTTTCTTACGAGAACTGGACTGTGATTGATGGTGACCACATTGAGCTTTTGGAGGAAAGTAAAATGTTCCTAAAGGCAAGAGGCCATGAACTAAATCCTCTAGCAGGAGGAGCAATTACTCAGCTTGTTGTTCAGTCCCTTGACAATTTTGGCCGGAAAATGGGTCGAAACAACGTCCGGCCATTCTATGGAACACTCATTGCAGTATCTGAC CCTCGGAAGGACGGCAAGCCAGCTGCTGTCTGA